CCCGGCGCGCAACTGGGTCCACTGTCGGGCGGCACCGACCAGGGCCAGGGCGATCTCGACGGCGGCGAGGGTGCCGACCGCGAGTACCCCGACGAGCACCCCGTCCACCCCGGCGCGGAGTGCGACCAGCACCACCGCGGCGGCGGTCAGTCCGGCCACCAGCACCCCGGCCGCGTCGACGGCGAACCCGACCGCGGCGAGGCGGCGCTCCAGCCGGCCCAGCCGGTCGGCCCGCTGCCGGGCGGCCCGCCACGCGTACCCGGTGGCGCCGAAGGCGGCCAGGTCGGCCGCGCCGTGGGTGAGGTCGACGGCGTCCGCGGCCAGTTCACCCCGCAGCGGGGCGACCTCGGCGGCCCCCCGGCGGGTGAGCGCGGTGGCCAGCACCGGCAGGACCACCCCGGCCACCAGCAGTCCCAGCGCGAGCGCCCCGGCGGCGGCCGGGGAGACCAGCGCCGCCCCGCCCACGGCCAGCACCCCGACCAGCCCGGCGGCGGACGCCGGTACGAGCACCCGCAGCAGCAGGTCCTGCACCGTCTCGACGTCGGAGACGAGCCGGCTGAGCGCGTCGCCCGAGCGTTGCCCGACGCTGTCCCGGCTGGCCGCCAGGCTGGCGAAGACCCGGGCCCGTACGTCGGCGACCAGGCGCAGCACGGCGTCGTGGCCGGCGAGGCGCTCGGTGTAGCGGAACACCCCCCGGCCGATGGCGAGCGCCCGGACGGCGACGATCGCCACGGTGAGCCGGTCCAGCGGTGGCTGGCCGGCGGCGCTCATCAGCAGCCAGGTCGCGGTCGCCATCAGGGCCAGTCCGGCCAGCTCGGTGGCCGTGGCGAGCAGCCCCGCGCCGAGCAGTCGGCGCAGGTACGGCCGGGTGAGCCGCAGCACGGCCCGCTCGGCGGCGAACCGGCCCGACCGGCTCGACCGGCTCGGTTGGCTCGGCTGGCCCGGTTGGCTCGGCTGGCCCGACTGGCTCTGCCGGCCCGGCTGCCCGGTCCGGGCCCCCGACCCGGCGGGGACGCTGGTGGGCTCGTCGCTCATCGCAGGGCCTCGGCGGTGGGGGTGAGTTCGGTGACCCGGCCGTCGACGACCCGCAGGATCCGGTCGGCGTCGGCGAGCAGGGCGGGGCGGTGCGCCACCAGCAGGGCGGTCCGCCCGGCGACGAGGCGGCGGGTGGCGGCCAGCACGGCCGTCTCGCTGGCGGTGTCCAGCCGGGCGGTCGGCTCGTCGAGCAGCACGATCGGGGCGTCCCGCAGGAACGCCCGGGCCAGCGCCACCCGCTGCCGTTGCCCGCTGGACAGGCCGTGGCCGCGTTCACCGAGCCGGGTGGCGAGTCCGTCGGGCAGTGCGGCGAGCACCTCGTCCAGCGCGGCGTCCCGGACCGCGCGGGCCAGCTCCTCGTCTGGGGTGTCCGGCGCGCCGAGCCGGATGTTGTCGGCAAGCGTGGTGGCGAAGAGGTGGGCCCGCTGCGGCACCCAGGCCAGCTGCCGACGCCAGGCGTCCCGGTCGACCCCGGCCAGGTCGATCCCGGCCACGGTGATCCGGCCCTCGGTCGGGGTGACGAAGCCGAGCAGGAGGCCGAGCAGGGTGCTCTTGCCCGCACCGCTGGGACCGACGACCGCGATCCGCTCGCCGGGCCGGATGGTCAACGTCACGTCGCGCAGCGCCGTGGTACGCGGGTAGGCGACGCTCACCCCCACCAACCGGATCTCGCCCCGCCCGTCCGGAACCGGCCCGCTCCCGGCCGGGCTGCCTCCCGCCGGGCTGCCTCCCGCAGGGCCGGTCCTGGCCGGGCCGGCGGTGGCGGTCGTTGTCACGGCGAGGGCCGGGCCGGCGGTGGCGGTCGTGGCGGTGTCCCGGCCGGGGGTGTCGGTGGTCACCTCGAAGGCGTCGTTGAGCGCGGTCAGCCCCTCCATGCTGGCGTGGAACCGGGCCCCGGCGGTCCGCAGCGGAAGGTACGCCTCCGGGGTGAGCAGCAGCACCAGCAGGGCGGTGGCCAGCGTCAGCCCGCCGTCGAGCAGCCGGATGCCCACCGGCACGGCGACCAGCGCCACCGACAGGGTGGCTACCAGTTCCAGCACCAGCCCGGAGAGGAAGGCGATCCGCAGCGTCCGCATGGTGGCGACCCGGTGCCCGTCGGCCATCCGGTGCACCACGTCGACCTGGGCGCGGGCCCGGCCGAAGGCCCGCAGGGTGGG
Above is a window of Micromonospora yangpuensis DNA encoding:
- the cydC gene encoding thiol reductant ABC exporter subunit CydC is translated as MSDEPTSVPAGSGARTGQPGRQSQSGQPSQPGQPSQPSRSSRSGRFAAERAVLRLTRPYLRRLLGAGLLATATELAGLALMATATWLLMSAAGQPPLDRLTVAIVAVRALAIGRGVFRYTERLAGHDAVLRLVADVRARVFASLAASRDSVGQRSGDALSRLVSDVETVQDLLLRVLVPASAAGLVGVLAVGGAALVSPAAAGALALGLLVAGVVLPVLATALTRRGAAEVAPLRGELAADAVDLTHGAADLAAFGATGYAWRAARQRADRLGRLERRLAAVGFAVDAAGVLVAGLTAAAVVLVALRAGVDGVLVGVLAVGTLAAVEIALALVGAARQWTQLRAGLARVAALLDPPATSPAPTSAARQAEGPPEAHSKPAEGPPEAHSEPAEGPCDVRFDRVTVRYRDGGPAALDRFDLDLPAGRRVAVVGPSGAGKSTLAAVLTGAVRPRSGRVTLSGVDLAELPAEQLPRTVGGLLAEAYVFHASVRENLLLGRPDADPGELTAATAAAGLLDWVRAQPEQYDTIVGEQGEQLSGGQRQRLALARALLAAPGVLVLDEPTEGLDPAAADAVLASALAATPAGHSVLLISHRLSGLDALDDILVLDSGRVVQQGPHAELVRVPGWYRDQWLAQEAAERGYLALAP
- the cydD gene encoding thiol reductant ABC exporter subunit CydD; its protein translation is MNRRPFDPRLLRRVPAARGDLVLLTALAVLAALLIVAQATALATLLAAGFDGRLDRGALAGFLVAVTARSALTWAQGTVAARVAAIVKATLRGELLGAVGRNGPGWVAGQRAGQLATLTGRGLDALDAYFTGYLPQLLLSVTVPAAVLLRVLVADWSSALVIAATLPLIPIFGALLGWQAQAATERQWRRLSRLGGHFLDMVAGLPTLRAFGRARAQVDVVHRMADGHRVATMRTLRIAFLSGLVLELVATLSVALVAVPVGIRLLDGGLTLATALLVLLLTPEAYLPLRTAGARFHASMEGLTALNDAFEVTTDTPGRDTATTATAGPALAVTTTATAGPARTGPAGGSPAGGSPAGSGPVPDGRGEIRLVGVSVAYPRTTALRDVTLTIRPGERIAVVGPSGAGKSTLLGLLLGFVTPTEGRITVAGIDLAGVDRDAWRRQLAWVPQRAHLFATTLADNIRLGAPDTPDEELARAVRDAALDEVLAALPDGLATRLGERGHGLSSGQRQRVALARAFLRDAPIVLLDEPTARLDTASETAVLAATRRLVAGRTALLVAHRPALLADADRILRVVDGRVTELTPTAEALR